A portion of the Phaeodactylum tricornutum CCAP 1055/1 chromosome 7, whole genome shotgun sequence genome contains these proteins:
- a CDS encoding predicted protein: ASDAEGLAYLASNRAQPGVIELPSGLQYKPLVNGTGAYHPGASTPCSCHYAGTLLDGSTFDSSYDRDEPTTFAPNQVIAGWTEAMQRMVQGDQWELYIPSELAYGERGSPPRIPPNAVLIFRIEILEIL, encoded by the coding sequence GCGAGCGACGCCGAAGGCCTCGCGTATCTGGCTTCCAACCGCGCCCAACCCGGAGTCATCGAGTTGCCTTCTGGTTTGCAGTACAAGCCACTGGTCAACGGGACGGGCGCCTACCATCCCGGTGCCTCCACACCCTGTTCCTGTCACTACGCCGGAACCTTGCTGGATGGAAGCACCTTTGACAGTTCCTACGATCGCGACGAACCCACCACGTTCGCACCCAATCAAGTCATTGCCGGATGGACCGAAGCCATGCAGCGTATGGTGCAAGGCGACCAGTGGGAACTCTACATTCCTTCCGAACTCGCGTACGGTGAACGCGGCAGTCCACCGCGCATTCCCCCCAACGCCGTCCTCATCTTTCGTATAGAAATCTTGGAAATTCTG
- a CDS encoding predicted protein: MGDPPQPNVEDILHRLLQIALQSSSGIASSASPSEALAPLSTTRSVEEALLRLLVGSTSEAGPDQQARQPAHRAQPLLLPPPNSLSGDQSMTGTSAHANAFPQDPVPNILARLQALSNPSRQSGYYPEYASLSHASQDLLQLLALNQQQALQQQQQQQQQQYLQTSLQSTAAALQYVALNSQAQAKQSLSENSPRIPLPALPTSPISSSGWANGVARSPSLTMASFATLPAQASTGRKPSPTSFPRPQSHRDADGPEPFPQKLFRLLNEAERLGFDNIISFMPSGKSFCIHQPHQFIKEVAPNYFRHSKLSSFTRQLQLYQFSRTVEGASVDCYVHIDFQKGHPELLYKIRRASVSKK, from the coding sequence ATGGGGGATCCTCCACAACCCAATGTGGAAGACATCCTCCATCGGTTGCTGCAGATAGCACTACAGTCGTCGTCCGGTATTGCAAGCTCTGCATCTCCGTCCGAGGCGCTGGCGCCCCTCAGCACGACCCGATCCGTTGAGGAAGCGCTGTTGCGTCTTCTCGTGGGATCCACTAGCGAGGCAGGACCAGATCAGCAAGCAAGACAACCGGCGCACCGGGCCCAACCACTCCTTCTACCGCCCCCTAACTCGCTCTCCGGCGACCAGTCCATGACGGGTACCAGTGCGCACGCGAACGCTTTCCCACAGGATCCCGTACCCAACATTCTCGCACGGCTCCAAGCCTTGTCCAATCCTTCTAGACAATCCGGCTATTATCCGGAGTATGCCTCGCTGAGTCACGCATCGCAGGATCTGTTGCAGCTGCTCGCACTTAACCAGCAACAAGcgctccaacaacaacaacaacaacaacaacagcagtaTCTGCAGACGTCTCTACAAAGCACTGCTGCCGCGTTGCAGTACGTTGCCTTGAATAGCCAAGCTCAAGCGAAACAAAGTCTGTCCGAAAATTCACCGCGTATTCCACTACCCGCCCTGCCTACCTCGCCAATCTCTAGCTCGGGGTGGGCCAACGGGGTCGCCAGGTCGCCGTCGCTCACGATGGCATCCTTTGCGACCTTGCCGGCACAAGCTTCTACCGGACGGAAACCATCCCCAACATCCTTCCCTCGTCCACAATCCCATCGAGACGCGGACGGGCCCGAACCCTTTCCACAAAAGCTCTTTCGCCTTTTGAACGAAGCCGAACGCTTAGGTTTCGACAACATTATATCATTCATGCCATCGGGGAAATCGTTTTGTATACATCAACCACACCAATTCATCAAAGAAGTTGCACCTAATTACTTCCGGCATTCCAAGCTCAGTTCCTTTACCCGGCAGCTGCAGTTGTATCAGTTCTCGCGCACGGTGGAGGGTGCCAGTGTGGACTGTTATGTCCACATCGACTTTCAGAAGGGGCATCCGGAGCTGCTGTATAAGATTCGTAGAGCCAGCGTGTCCAAAAAGTAG
- a CDS encoding predicted protein has protein sequence MGMGRVRSRVALAWCWIAAFVCGTSNAFVPPVYSHAFERPEKHKAAFRISMVRNIDLPECLVFYGVESFRTNDVGLRSLLDECEQTGTAVVLIGNQAQFTAPLLTPVQFRATVHPPPNPYDLLVALESVTIQPRPFGGSAGFGQKPADPERTPLPARTVVLCTTLDQTRAARAVGTRVVCLEDNDLADAVVDGIDFWLDDIATPGSFWLNPPHPKDDQGNKVDPEWLVENYLLPEQHECADRIDNGKDIDEDDMRRILADLAPLQ, from the coding sequence ATGGGGATGGGTAGAGTAAGGAGTAGGGTGGCCCTCGCGTGGTGTTGGATCGCGGCATTTGTGTGTGGTACTTCCAACGCCTTTGTACCACCGGTGTATTCGCACGCCTTTGAGCGTCCGGAAAAGCACAAGGCCGCCTTTCGCATCTCTATGGTTCGAAACATCGATCTTCCGGAATGCCTGGTCTTTTACGGAGTCGAATCCTTTCGTACCAACGACGTTGGCTTGCGTAGTTTACTGGACGAATGCGAACAGACTGGGACAGCAGTGGTCCTGATTGGTAATCAAGCGCAGTTTACAGCTCCCTTGCTGACACCCGTACAGTTCCGTGCGACAGTACACCCACCGCCAAACCCGTACGATTTATTGGTCGCCTTGGAAAGTGTAACGATCCAGCCTCGCCCCTTTGGCGGTTCGGCGGGATTTGGCCAAAAGCCGGCCGACCCGGAACGTACCCCGCTGCCCGCCCGCACAGTCGTTCTTTGTACGACACTAGACCAAACGCGTGCCGCCCGGGCCGTGGGAACACGTGTGGTGTGTTTGGAGGACAACGATTTGGCGGACGCCGTAGTGGACGGCATCGACTTTTGGTTGGACGACATTGCCACCCCCGGATCGTTTTGGTTGAATCCTCCACACCCCAAAGACGACCAAGGGAACAAGGTCGATCCGGAATGGTTGGTAGAAAACTATCTTCTACCTGAACAGCATGAGTGTGCAGACAGGATCGACAATGGGAAAGATATAGACGAGGACGACATGCGCCGGATATTGGCCGACCTGGCGCCTCTCCAGTGA
- a CDS encoding predicted protein → MTPLPVSEAVQLGDALFLSHLAYVDDYHLIQEHLRSVDNDAFALRNCTTSSQPNQPAHFLVVRKIASPAPTNTKCFLTPERKLLIHQYLPFFFRPEPLEVVLTIRGTKEVGDFLSDAMLAATEHQDGMAHAGILKSTRWMLKTYTDDLQQIVERFSTG, encoded by the coding sequence ATGACCCCACTGCCCGTCAGCGAGGCCGTACAATTGGGCGATGCACTCTTTCTCTCTCATCTCGCTTACGTGGACGACTATCATCTCATTCAGGAACATCTGCGGAGTGTGGACAACGACGCCTTTGCCCTACGCAACTGTACCACCTCCAGTCAACCCAACCAACCGGCCCACTTTTTGGTCGTCCGTAAGATCGCCAGTCCCGCCCCGACAAACACAAAATGCTTCCTGACACCTGAGCGGAAATTGCTCATTCATCAGTACTTGcccttcttctttcgtcCCGAACCGCTCGAAGTCGTCCTCACGATCCGTGGTACCAAAGAAGTAGGTGACTTCTTGTCCGACGCCATGCTAGCCGCCACCGAACATCAGGATGGCATGGCACACGCCGGTATACTCAAATCGACCCGATGGATGCTGAAAACATACACGGACGATTTGCAACAAATTGTTGAAAGATTCTCAACGGGATAG
- a CDS encoding predicted protein, giving the protein MGNKISLEEELVNLRITSKQMHRSSKKCEKNEKAALEKLKKAIQQGNSEGARIYGQDAIREKNQSLNHLRMASRLDACCSRIETAVRMNAVSDSMKGVVKGMGRSMASMDIEKLSSTMDKFEQQFEDLDVKTQYMEGAMNATTATSTPAEQVDELIGRVADENNLELG; this is encoded by the exons ATGGGGAACAAGATAAGCTTAGAGGAAGAGCTTGTAAACTTGCGGATTACGAGCAAGCAAATGCATCGGTCGTCCAAAAAATGTGAGAAGAACGAAAAGGCAGCTTTGGAAAAGCTTAAAAAG GCGATTCAACAAGGAAATTCGGAAGGAGCTCGGATTTACGGACAAGATGCCATTCGCGAAAAGAACCAATCTCTAAATCATTTGCGGATGGCATCGCGCTTGGACGCTTGCTGTTCACGAATCGAAACAGCAGTCCGTATGAATGCTGTTTCGGATAGCATGAAAGGCGTGGTGAAAGGGATGGGCAGGTCCATGGCGAGTATGGATATTGAGAAACTCAGCTCCACGATGGATAAATTTGAGCAGCAGTTTGAAGATCTTGATGTCAAGACGCAGTACATGGAGGGTGCTATGAATGCTACTACAGCGACATCGACACCTGCGGAACAAGTCGACGAACTTATTGGGCGAGTGGCGGATGAAAATAATCTCGAATTGGGA
- a CDS encoding predicted protein, with product MLLLAYSDTLVATSRSTFTQILPRSLVQDNQKQFCEVNDAGIAWQCCNDETTWLLRNDASRVVDVAWLEVLDPSETATLVHKVMVHLPDVEPEPRLAEVELFVRYNDSDTRASADEVTLAYGSRINPKYRNSRNYTTAWTWR from the coding sequence ATGCTGCTATTGGCATACTCGGACACACTCGTCGCTACTTCACGTTCCACCTTTACCCAAATCTTACCACGGTCCCTGGTACAGGACAACCAGAAACAGTTTTGTGAAGTAAACGACGCAGGTATCGCTTGGCAGTGTTGCAACGACGAAACAACGTGGCTGCTGCGGAACGATGCTTCCCGCGTGGTGGACGTGGCTTGGCTAGAAGTGCTTGATCCCTCGGAGACGGCCACGCTAGTACACAAGGTTATGGTGCATTTGCCCGACGTGGAACCGGAACCGCGACTAGCCGAAGTAGAACTTTTCGTGCGATATAACGATAGCGACACCAGGGCTAGCGCGGATGAGGTAACTTTGGCGTATGGTTCCAGGATTAACCCGAAATATCGAAATTCTCGAAACTACACCACCGCATGGACATGGAGATAA
- a CDS encoding predicted protein: MKSLSLLWTVVVFAAVATAWVTGVQAWAPPPSSFRAPPDTVDPLQSRRVFGSVLALAWTIPTTAAAKDVDSSVKGTKKDPTYEACLSKCVYECTKPKGTEQKSRAVCLPECKQTCATNKEQLMLGQPLKKE; this comes from the coding sequence ATGAAGTCACTGTCTCTGCTGTggactgtcgtcgtctttgcgGCTGTGGCTACGGCGTGGGTCACGGGTGTACAGGCCTGGGCCCCACCGCCATCGAGTTTCCGGGCGCCGCCCGACACGGTAGACCCACTGCAATCTCGCCGTGTCTTTGGCAGTGTTCTAGCGTTGGCGTGGACCATACCTACCACCGCTGCTGCTAAAGATGTCGACTCTTCGGTCAAGGGCACCAAGAAAGATCCCACATACGAGGCATGTTTGAGCAAGTGTGTCTACGAATGCACCAAACCCAAAGGCACGGAACAGAAATCGAGAGCCGTGTGCTTGCCCGAATGCAAACAAACTTGCGCTACCAACAAGGAACAACTCATGCTCGGACAGCCACTCAAAAAGGAATAG
- a CDS encoding predicted protein, whose translation MSDEDSAHSNEQELRRLLSERLAAFALASQRKSSSNQTRNLPTPALPANYSQAQDMPIEHPIQPYMEELKRVHLAAAAGSLENALRILLCTLANPTFRLNPPPYGQSTTSNSNETTSEVVSRRPFVSEENEAPDPNVFVNKILAIQQGMPVLDGGAPPVQVASRGLETSQQLQARLLLQFLVGINNQQQHRKQSPVTPKPDLGNETRELVAANFLVGMRDKLESAVDASGRTRISHRPRASIGIDERVTVADKARAGNHSLSRIFATVISVAAKPAPISLRERPTEESCRTTSGSSSSDLCVIERRSAREGPEAFPQKLYRLLEEAVDLGNEDIVSWMPGGLSFRIHKPRVFVRDIAPKYFRHTKISSFMRQLQMYSFHRICEGGIVDVYMHPNFKRGFPDRLHLIQRAGTTALKGK comes from the coding sequence ATGAGCGACGAAGATTCCGCTCACAGCAACGAACAAGAGCTCAGACGGCTACTTAGTGAACGCCTTGCTGCATTCGCTTTGGCTTCTCAGAGAAAAAGTTCGAGTAACCAGACTCGAAACCTTCCAACTCCCGCTCTACCCGCAAATTATTCTCAAGCTCAAGACATGCCAATTGAACACCCAATTCAGCCATACATGGAAGAGCTTAAGAGGGTCCATCTTGCAGCGGCGGCGGGAAGTCTCGAAAATGCGCTTCGAATTTTGCTATGTACGTTGGCCAATCCAACGTTCAGACTGAATCCTCCTCCCTACGGACAGAGCACGACTAGCAATAGCAACGAGACGACTTCAGAAGTAGTTTCCCGACGACCATTCGTGTCGGAGGAAAACGAGGCGCCGGATCCAAATGTTTTCGTCAACAAAATCTTGGCCATACAGCAAGGAATGCCGGTCCTTGATGGGGGGGCTCCTCCGGTGCAAGTTGCATCAAGGGGTCTAGAAACTTCTCAACAACTTCAGGCTCGGCTTCTTTTGCAATTCCTTGTCGGGATAAATAATCAGCAGCAACATCGTAAGCAATCACCAGTCACTCCGAAACCAGACCTTGGAAATGAGACCAGAGAACTAGTTGCGGCAAACTTCCTGGTCGGGATGAGGGACAAACTCGAAAGTGCTGTGGATGCCAGCGGAAGAACTCGTATATCTCATAGACCAAGAGCTTCCATAGGTATTGACGAAAGGGTGACAGTAGCAGACAAAGCCAGAGCGGGTAATCACTCTCTTTCCAGGATATTTGCAACGGTCATTTCCGTTGCGGCAAAGCCCGCACCCATTTCCTTGCGTGAAAGACCAACCGAAGAGTCCTGTCGAACCACTTCAGGTTCAAGCTCATCAGATTTGTGCGTGATAGAGCGAAGGAGCGCTCGGGAGGGTCCTGAAGCGTTTCCGCAAAAGCTGTACCGTTTGTTAGAAGAAGCAGTGGACCTCGGCAACGAAGACATTGTGTCCTGGATGCCTGGCGGATTATCGTTCCGGATACATAAGCCAAGAGTGTTTGTGAGAGATATTGCACCTAAGTACTTTCGACACACCAAGATAAGTTCGTTTATGCGACAACTGCAAATGTACAGCTTTCACCGAATATGCGAAGGTGGTATCGTGGATGTATACATGCATCCCAACTTCAAGCGCGGATTCCCGGATCGCCTTCACCTAATACAAAGGGCCGGGACAACAGCATTGAAAGGCAAGTAA
- a CDS encoding predicted protein, which translates to MANEQALTDQELYRQLTREIMDEQDLQQSRGISTPGLPRAEVTNTGNPRLFAEGESFRASGISPARRILLARRSAGNSQTSRAANGIQRFKMKGKRNASHDFHSQSRQQILLKQNAFPRRLENCSDGSPLPSGSNRCVSQTSTSSSLPSRSMMYMPTIVPPSAMDTLPGRPATFVKNVSPDLLPGRPASFARPLPPGSRVALAAAAALPPGMYRQLTAAPAVVAVGHEQKQSHVPELKKSALTRKTTLGQDNVSSIDELQESFPQKLYRLLMETEEAGMADIISFMPSGKTFSIHKPDQFMKMIVPHFFQHSRLSSFTRQLQLYQFRRIVEGTSVDCYFNANFSKGKPNLLQKVQRTKRLSKGKVITPAVVCESVDDQADPIAAQTEDSCSRDSE; encoded by the coding sequence ATGGCGAATGAACAAGCCTTGACCGATCAGGAGCTGTATCGCCAGCTCACCCGTGAAATCATGGACGAGCAGGACCTGCAACAATCGCGTGGCATCTCCACACCGGGACTACCTCGGGCGGAGGTTACGAATACCGGGAACCCCCGTCTTTTTGCGGAAGGAGAATCGTTTCGTGCCAGCGGTATATCCCCTGCAAGACGTATTTTGTTGGCTCGACGCTCGGCAGGAAATTCCCAAACATCTCGTGCAGCAAATGGAATACAAAGATTCAAAATGAAGGGAAAGCGGAATGCTTCTCACGATTTCCACTCGCAGTCCAGGCAGCAAATCCTTCTGAAGCAAAATGCTTTTCCACGAAGACTGGAGAATTGCTCCGATGGGAGTCCGCTTCCATCCGGGTCGAATCGTTGTGTTTCCCAAACATCGACTTCGTCTTCTCTTCCGTCGCGCTCGATGATGTATATGCCGACGATTGTTCCCCCGTCCGCGATGGATACACTTCCGGGGCGTCCCGCaacatttgtcaaaaatgtgtCGCCTGATTTACTTCCGGGACGCCCCGCATCGTTTGCCCGGCCTTTGCCACCTGGGAGCCGCGTGGCtttggctgctgctgcggctTTACCCCCTGGTATGTACCGTCAGCTCACAGCAGCTCCGGCCGTTGTTGCCGTCGGTCACGAGCAGAAACAATCACACGTCCCAGAACTCAAGAAGAGTGCCTTGACTCGGAAGACTACTTTGGGTCAAGATAATGTTAGCAGCATAGATGAGCTACAGGAAAGCTTCCCCCAAAAGCTATATCGTCTGCTGATGGAAACAGAGGAAGCTGGAATGGCGGACATCATCTCCTTTATGCCGTCTGGTAAAACGTTTAGTATTCACAAGCCCGACCAGTTTATGAAAATGATTGTGCCGCACTTTTTCCAGCATTCCAGGCTCAGCTCTTTTACACGGCAACTGCAACTCTACCAATTTCGCAGGATTGTGGAAGGAACTTCGGTGGACTGCTATTTCAACGCCAATTTTTCCAAGGGAAAGCCTAACCTTCTACAAAAGGTTCAACGCACCAAGCGATTGTCCAAAGGAAAGGTGATCACACCCGCGGTTGTGTGTGAGTCGGTCGATGACCAAGCAGACCCAATTGCTGCTCAAACGGAAGATTCCTGCTCCCGAGATAGTGAATGA
- a CDS encoding predicted protein — MSTSAQFKMSDFPHKVLDPIATTTVPPTYATLKVAQRQLSTNAAAIPTLNGGGAHGHMALTLTARAYADISDVPFDIPVAPPANPPVGTTQPQITEFNRIHQRNADVYNLYVAVNNALRQQLLDALPKIYVRALAHPIFEFSTVTCLDLLSHLWTKYGTIKPADLQKNFQSMYTPWNTAEPIETVFLQLDEAIAFSIDGNDPISEAAAVRAGYDVLAHSGLFPQDCKDWRKLPLVSHTLANFHQHFTLADEDRRLTATTGSLGYANLLAATPSLAPATVSDTLSLPFSALSVSQTSVSSPEMTYCWTHGTSKNRRHTSATLNSSVVPSPPSTHTSAIADTGCTGHYITVDCPHTHKHPANPSLAVRVPNGAVLRSSHIATLALPGFSPAACQAHIFPGLASHPLLSIGQLCDDGCTATFSATRLDIHRDATLLLSGARSPHTGLWHLDLAPAPSPATAHALVPHTPLADRIAFIHASLFSPALSTWCQALDLGHLATFPDLSSRQIRKHPPSSSAMIKGHLDQQRANLRSTKLPPVSPPTTTTPPVDHEPDRDPPDAPPVTRTHHVFAAHQRVTGQIYTDQPGRFLTPSSAGHNDMLVLYDYDSNAIHVELMKNKSGPEILAAYKRAHTLFTQRGLRPQLQRLDNEASAALQSFMTSEHVDFQLAPPHLHRRNAAERAIRTFKNHFIAGLCTTNPDFPLHLWDRLLPQALITLNLLRRSRINPKLSAHAQLHGAFDYNRTPLAPPGTRVLVHVKPSVRETWAPHAVEGWYLGPALHHYRCHRVWVTETRAERVADTLSWFPTRIPMPTASSTDRALAAARDLIHALQNPSPASPFAPLDATQHQALTQLANLFATVAAPAAAVPTSAPTPPVRPPAPAPPPSQVRFAVPLVTAEHAPALPRVPIPAAAPPRAVAAAKHAHNRQPQP, encoded by the exons ATGTCGACCTCCGCCCAGTTCAAAATGAGCGACTTccctcacaaagtcctcgatccaatcgccaccaccaccgttCCGCCGACCTACGCCACTCTCAAAGTGGCCCAACGTCAACTCAGtaccaacgccgccgccatcccTACGCTCAATGGTGGTGGCGCCCACGGCCACATGGCCCTCACGCTTACCGCCCGCGCCTACGCCGACATCAGCGACGTCCCATTCGACATTCCCGTCGCCCCTCCGGCCAACCCTCCCGTCGGCACCACGCAACCGCAAATCACCGAGTTCAAccgcatccaccaacgcaATGCCGACGTCTACAACCTGTACGTCGCTGTCAATAATGCCCTCCGCCAGCAACTTCTCGACGCCCTCCCGAAGATTTACGTACGCGCCCTTGCACATCCCATTTTCGAATTCAGCACCGTTACCTGCCTCGACCTCCTTTCGCACCTCTGGACCAAATATGGTACCATTAAGCCTGCCGACCtccagaaaaatttccaaTCCATGTACACCCCATGGAACACTGCCGAACCCATCGAGACTGTTTTCTTACAGCTTGACGAAGCTATCGCGTTTTCCAtcgacggcaacgacccCATCTCCGAGGCCGCCGCCGTTCGTGCCGGCTACGACGTCCTAGCTCACTCCGGCCTCTTCCCTCAGGACTGCAAAGACTGGCGCAAATTACCCCTTGTTTCTCACACCCTTGCCAACTTCCATCAGCATTTCACTCTCGCCGACGAAGACCGGCGCCTCACCGCCACCACTGGATCCCTTGGCTACGCCAATCTTCTCGCGGCCACTCCCTCTCTGGCTCCAGCCACGGTTTCCGACACCCTTAGCCTTCCTTTCTCCGCGCTCTCTGTGTCCCAGACTTCCGTCTCCTCTCCAGAAATGACGTATTGCTGGACTCACGGAACCAGCAAGAACCGGCGCCACACAAGCGCCAC TCTTAATTCGtctgtagtcccctccccgcctagtaCACACACctccgccattgccgacactGGCTGCACCGGCCACTACATTACGGTCGACTGCCCTCACACCCACAAGCACCCAGCAAACCCCAGCCTCGCCGTCCGTGTCCCAAATGGCGCCGTCCTCCGCTCCAGCCACATTGCCACCCTGGCCCTGCCTGGTTTCTCCCCTGCCGCCTGCCAAGCCCACATTTTTCCTGGGCTCGCTTCCCATCCGCTCCTCTCCATTGGGCAACTGTGCGATGACGGCTGCACGGCCACCTTCTCTGCCACTCGCCTCGACATTCATCGCGACGCTACCCTGCTGCTCTCTGGGGCCCGCTCCCCCCACACTGGCCTTTGGCACCTTGATCTTGCCCCAGCTCCCTCTCCCGCGACGGCCCATGCCCTTGTTCCACACACACCCCTTGCCGACCGCATTGCTTTTATCCATGCCTCACTCTTCTCCCCGGCACTTTCCACGTGGTGCCAGGCACTTGACTTGGGCCATCTCGCCACCTTTCCGGACCTTTCATCCCGGCAAATCCGCAAGCATCCACCCAGCTCCTCTGCCATGATCAAGGGTCACCTCGACCAACAACGAGCTAACCTtcgctccaccaagcttccCCCGGTCAGTCCTCCTACCACAACGACACCTCCCGTCGACCACGAGCCTGACAGGGATCCTCCCGATGCCCCACCGGTCACACGCACGCACCACGTCTTCGCTGCGCACCAGCGTGTTACCGGCCAAATCTACACAGACCAACCGGGACGTTTCCTCACTCCGTCCAGTGCAGGCCACAACGACATGCTTGTGCTTTATGATTACGACAGCAACGCCATCCACgtcgaactcatgaagaacaagtccggcCCGGAGATACTGGCCGCCTACAAACGCGCTCATACCCTTTTCACCCAGCGTGGCCTCCGTCCCCAACTCCAGCGTCTGGACAATGAAGCCTCTGCAGCCCTCCAGTCCTTTATGACCTCAGAACACGTTGACTTTCAGCTGGCACCCCCCCATCtacaccgtcgtaatgcAGCCGAGCGGGCCATCCGCACCTTCAAGAACCACTTTATTGCTGGCCTCTGCACCActaacccggattttccATTACACCTTtgggaccgcctcctcccACAAGCCCTTATCACcctcaatcttcttcgtcgctcccgcatcaatcccaagCTGTCCGCACACGCCCAGCTTCATGGTGCTTTCGATTACAACCGCACCCCGCTTGCTCCTCCCGGTACTCGCGTCCTCGTCCATGTCAAGCCGTCCGTCCGCGAAACTTGGGCCCCCCATGCTGTCGAAGGTTGGTACCTCGGCCCCGCCCTGCACCATTACCGCTGCCACCGAGTCTGGGTCACGGAAACACGTGCCGAACGCGTTGCTGACACCCTTTCCTGGTTCCCGACCCGCATTCCCATGCCCaccgcttcgtccaccgaccgcgccctggccgccgcccgcGACCTGATCCATGCCCTCCAGAATCCCTCCCCTGCGTCTCCATTCGCCCCCCTCGACGCCACCCAGCATCAGGCACTCACCCAACTTGCCAATCTCTTTGCCACCGTGGCCGCCCCGGCCGCCGCCGTCCCTACATCCGCTCCCACGCCTCCGGTCCGTCCTCCTGCCCCAGCACCTCCCCCTTCTCAGGTCcgctttgccgttcctctcGTCACGGCCGAACATGCCCCtgcacttccgagggtgcccattCCGGCCGCCGCACctccgagg gccgtcgccgccgcaaagCACGCACACAACcggcaaccccaaccctag
- a CDS encoding predicted protein, with protein sequence MNNNRGSGADNERDMNDVARALSEGLLQIAAEVSSQRGDSGSQSGQIFRMEGLATPSSQGVGVTTGSLPLRDQDAVSTLVQRLAQGMQTSAAQGGPPQPSGLSQPNTGVALSTPSSTLDVNQLVAMIQLVAALSANSSLIAENTNQSLELLRQLQVASHHAQLASVHQQNIQLLNHLRTVQNGLVSGSSEIVPNPVRPTNSQAITTADFMKELRQNIVPVSFQAQHFQPANIGTQAIPGNVGSGPSNSTAPQNNRIPVENITTRCPELATFPQNIHQGDASISGSPESRHALLSSPIHRQIPVQLRMEGYEPFPKKLYRILEDAERHGQETIISWMPSGKSLRIHDPDTFMKEIAPLHFRHSKYTSFMRQLQMYDFVRAAEGAYIDCYAHRDFQKGKPELLSNLRRVQVKLKRPPKSEAGDENAD encoded by the coding sequence ATGAACAACAACCGGGGATCCGGCGCGGACAACGAGCGTGATATGAACGACGTCGCCCGTGCGCTAAGCGAAGGATTGCTACAGATAGCAGCGGAAGTTTCGAGTCAACGGGGTGACAGCGGGAGTCAGTCTGGGCAAATCTTTCGTATGGAAGGTTTGGCGACGCCGAGTAGTCAGGGAGTTGGCGTAACCACAGGCAGTTTGCCGCTTCGAGACCAAGACGCTGTTAGTACACTTGTACAAAGACTAGCACAGGGAATGCAGACCTCTGCAGCCCAAGGCGGACCACCCCAGCCAAGTGGACTGTCTCAGCCAAATACGGGTGTGGCCCTCTCTACTCCATCTTCTACTCTTGATGTGAATCAGCTGGTGGCAATGATCCAACTCGTCGCGGCACTCAGCGCAAACAGCAGTTTGATTGCAGAGAACACCAACCAGTCCCTGGAGTTGCTAAGGCAGCTACAAGTAGCTTCTCACCACGCCCAGCTAGCGTCGGTTCATCAGCAAAATATCCAGCTCCTAAATCATCTTCGGACAGTGCAGAATGGGCTGGTGTCCGGCTCAAGTGAAATAGTTCCAAACCCAGTAAGGCCGACGAACTCACAAGCCATTACAACCGCAGACTTTATGAAGGAACTTCGGCAGAATATTGTTCCGGTGTCATTCCAAGCACAGCACTTTCAGCCAGCCAATATCGGAACACAGGCAATCCCTGGCAACGTTGGCAGTGGACCTTCGAATTCCACTGCACCGCAAAACAATAGAATTCCGGTCGAAAACATAACCACACGCTGCCCAGAACTTGCTACCTTTCCTCAAAACATTCATCAAGGAGACGCGAGTATTTCTGGATCTCCTGAAAGTCGTCACGCTTTGCTGAGCTCGCCCATACACCGGCAGATACCAGTGCAACTACGGATGGAAGGCTACGAACCATTTCCGAAAAAGTTGTATCGCATTCTCGAAGACGCAGAGCGTCACGGACAGGAAACAATCATTTCCTGGATGCCTTCTGGAAAGTCACTAAGGATCCATGATCCTGACACTTTTATGAAGGAAATTGCCCCATTGCATTTTCGGCATTCGAAATACACGTCCTTTATGcggcagttgcaaatgtaCGACTTCGTACGCGCAGCCGAAGGAGCGTACATTGACTGCTATGCGCATCGAGATTTCCAGAAAGGAAAGCCAGAATTATTGTCCAATTTACGACGAGTTCAGGTAAAGTTGAAAAGGCCTCCCAAGAGTGAAGCGGGCGATGAAAACGCGGACTAA